Proteins encoded by one window of Anaerosalibacter sp. Marseille-P3206:
- a CDS encoding replication terminator protein — translation MDNMINLEKFAGGALAEKFNVGLKEVLENIADPNTEATKKRKMTVELTFDPDQDRELSVVGITVKTKLVPNTPVATKIIIDRDGNGGIIASEYKNQLKGQQYLRVDEETGEILSDDEEDEVDIKGIKLIK, via the coding sequence ATGGACAATATGATTAATTTAGAGAAGTTTGCAGGTGGAGCATTAGCAGAGAAATTCAATGTAGGCTTAAAGGAGGTGCTAGAAAACATAGCAGATCCAAACACAGAAGCGACAAAGAAAAGAAAAATGACAGTAGAATTAACATTTGATCCAGACCAGGACAGAGAATTAAGTGTAGTAGGAATAACAGTAAAAACTAAATTAGTACCAAATACACCAGTAGCTACAAAAATAATAATAGATAGAGACGGTAATGGTGGAATAATTGCAAGTGAGTATAAGAACCAACTTAAAGGACAGCAGTATCTTAGAGTAGATGAAGAGACAGGAGAAATATTGTCAGATGATGAGGAAGATGAAGTAGATATTAAAGGAATTAAGCTTATAAAATAA